A stretch of DNA from Thermocrinis sp.:
TTCTAAAGCCTGTTCTCCGTAGTCTGGTTGTGAAATGTAAAGATTATCCAAATCCACACCTATTTTTTGAGCGTATTTTGGATCAAGGGCGTGTTCTGCATCTATGAATACCGCTATTCCTCCATTCTTCTGAGCTTCTGCTATTATGTGCAGTGCTAAGGTTGTTTTTCCCGAAGATTCAGGTCCAAAGATCTCTATTATCTTTCCCCTTGGTATGCCACCTACTCCAGTGGCTATGTCCAAAGACAGAGAACCAGTTGATATAGTTTCTACCTTTACCTTTTCCGCATTCTTCAAAGGCATAATAGAACCTTTGCCAAACCTCCTTTCAATGGAAACAAGGGCACTTTCTAAAGCCTTCCTTTTTTCCTCAGCTTCTTTTGGTTTAACCTCTACCATAGCTTTAAATCTTAATACCTTCCAAGCTAAACTTCAAGTATTCTTGGAACTACGAAAAATCCATTTTCCCTTTCAGGAGCATTCATAAGAGCTTTCTCCCGAGGCAAAGGATCTTGGGGCACATCTTCCCTTAGAAAGGTCCCTTCCGGAGGATTTTCAAAGCCTTCTATTTGTTCCGTATCCACCTGATTGAGTTGATTGACAAATTCTATGATATCCATCAACTGCTTGCTTAAGATTTCTTTCTCTTCTTCTGTGAGCTTTAGCTTAGCCAACTGCGCTACTTTTTCAACCACTTCTTTACTTAGCATTCTATGATCTTTATTATAACCTTTCTTTCCCTTGGACCGTCAAACTCCGCAAGAAATATGGACTCCCAAGTTCCAAGCATGAGCTCTCCGTCCTCTATGGGAACTATCCTTGAATTTCCTATGATAGAGCTTCTTATGTGAGCTGCAGAGTTCCCCTCCGAATGGGCATAGTTTCTATCATCCCAAGGTATAAGCTTTTCTAACATGTAAGCTATGTCCCTTATTACGTCTGGGTCTGCTCCTTCGTTTATAAAGACCGCACAGGTTGTGTGAGGTACATAAATCAAACACAACCCAGATTTCACACCGGACTTTCTAACCTCCTCTTTTACCAGATGGGTTATATTAACAAAGCTTGTTTTTCTTGTGGTCTTAACCTTTATCAAACTCATTCTATGTATATTTTAAATACGCACCTTTCGTGTCCCTGTGCGGCGCACTTTATTTCTTTAACGTCTATCTTTTTCTCCAAAAGCTCACTCAGAAATCCGGCAAAGAAACCAGCCATTGGTTCACAAACAGGCTTGTTACTTTTGCCTATAGCCTCCACCAGTATAGAACCCTCCACCCTTATTTCCATAGTTTCCATATCAAACTCAAACACCTCTATAAGTCTAGAAGATTCAGCTATTACGGTAATTATTTCTAAAGCTTCGTCCAGCCTATCTGTGTATACGTTGTACCTCTCTTTTAGTATTTTTGCCCCCTTTTTTCCTCCAAACTCAGCAGCCTTTTTTATTAGTTTATCTATACCAAAAGTGGAAAACTTGTATATGTCTCTGTATCCATCAATAAGTGCTGCTCTGTGTACTAGAACAGACTCCCTTTCTATTGCCTCAGCCAGCGCTCTAAACCTATCTTCTAAAGGCTCCATCCTATACTCCTTAAGATTATCCATAGTTTATCATAGCTTCTTTGATCTTTCCCAATCCCATGCTGTTTTTATTATGTAAGAAAGGTCATTGTATGCAGGTTTCCAACCCACCACTTGTTTTATTTTAGAGGGATCTGCCACTATCTCTGGTGGGTCTCCCGCTCTTCTTTGTGCGGTAACTACTTTAAAATTCACGCCAGTCACTTTCTTTACCGTCTCTATCACTTCAAGCACAGAATAACCTTTTCCGTAACCTACGTTAAACACCTCACTCTCCCCACCGCTCATAAGGTAGTTTAACACGTCCAAGTGGGCTTGACACAAATCCATAACATGGATGTAATCCCTTATACACGTCCCATCGGGAGTAGGATAGTCCGTTCCGTAAACCTCCAAGTATGGAATTTCTCCCTTTGCAACCTTTAGAGCTCTAAGGATTAGATGAGTTGGATTTTTGCTAACCTGTCCTATCTTTCCTTCTGAGTCTGCACCAGCTACGTTGAAGTATCGGAGAATCCCATACTTTACACCCTCCGCCTTACCAAAATCCCTTATAGCCTGCTCGGAAAAAAGCTTACTCCATCCATAAGGATTTATGGGGTTTGTGGGGTCTGTTTCCTTGACGGGAACACGCTCGGGGATGCCATAAACCGCTGCAGTGGAAGAAAAGATAAGATACTCCACTTTAGCCCTTTTCATAACTTGCAGGAGGTTCAGGGTGCCATAAAAATTATTCTCGTAATAAAGCAAGGGTTTTTCAACGCTTTCTGGAACCACCACCTTTGCTGCAAAGTGCATTACCGCGTGGGGTTTGTAATCTAAAAGCACCTCTTCCAACAGCTTGTAGTTTAGGAGGTCTCCTACCACAAGCTTTCCATTCACCACTGCCCATTCGTGCCCATTGGAAAGATTGTCAAAGCTCAGCACATCGTATCCCTTTTCCACCAGAAGTTTTACCATATGGGAGCCTATATATCCTGCTCCGCCAGTTACTAAAATCTTCAAAGTTTAACCTCCTTAAGCCAATGCCAGTTTTTCTTAAACCAATCCACGGTTTTTTCTATACCTTCCTCTAAGGAAGTTTTAGGTTGCCATCCCAAAAGCTCTTTAGCCTTGCTAATATCCGCCCAAGTTGCCCTCAGGTCTGCTTTGTGAAATTCTCTGTTTTCTATTTTTGCAGTCTTACCTGTGAATTTCTCTATAAGTTCTATCATCTCCGATAGTTTGTGAGGGTGGTTATTACCAAGGTTTATGATCTCATAACCTAAGGGTTTGATG
This window harbors:
- a CDS encoding secondary thiamine-phosphate synthase enzyme YjbQ, whose amino-acid sequence is MSLIKVKTTRKTSFVNITHLVKEEVRKSGVKSGLCLIYVPHTTCAVFINEGADPDVIRDIAYMLEKLIPWDDRNYAHSEGNSAAHIRSSIIGNSRIVPIEDGELMLGTWESIFLAEFDGPRERKVIIKIIEC
- a CDS encoding V4R domain-containing protein encodes the protein MDNLKEYRMEPLEDRFRALAEAIERESVLVHRAALIDGYRDIYKFSTFGIDKLIKKAAEFGGKKGAKILKERYNVYTDRLDEALEIITVIAESSRLIEVFEFDMETMEIRVEGSILVEAIGKSNKPVCEPMAGFFAGFLSELLEKKIDVKEIKCAAQGHERCVFKIYIE
- the galE gene encoding UDP-glucose 4-epimerase GalE — its product is MKILVTGGAGYIGSHMVKLLVEKGYDVLSFDNLSNGHEWAVVNGKLVVGDLLNYKLLEEVLLDYKPHAVMHFAAKVVVPESVEKPLLYYENNFYGTLNLLQVMKRAKVEYLIFSSTAAVYGIPERVPVKETDPTNPINPYGWSKLFSEQAIRDFGKAEGVKYGILRYFNVAGADSEGKIGQVSKNPTHLILRALKVAKGEIPYLEVYGTDYPTPDGTCIRDYIHVMDLCQAHLDVLNYLMSGGESEVFNVGYGKGYSVLEVIETVKKVTGVNFKVVTAQRRAGDPPEIVADPSKIKQVVGWKPAYNDLSYIIKTAWDWERSKKL
- the gatC gene encoding Asp-tRNA(Asn)/Glu-tRNA(Gln) amidotransferase subunit GatC; translation: MLSKEVVEKVAQLAKLKLTEEEKEILSKQLMDIIEFVNQLNQVDTEQIEGFENPPEGTFLREDVPQDPLPREKALMNAPERENGFFVVPRILEV